In a single window of the Melanotaenia boesemani isolate fMelBoe1 chromosome 22, fMelBoe1.pri, whole genome shotgun sequence genome:
- the znf512 gene encoding uncharacterized protein znf512 has translation MSPLYVPRKKKLVHSHSKSAESCPAVQRIPERTNELNTVEYPQNDDSHHQDAVKMKRAYGRKRYEDLQNVSIATVDYPTTSCSVMSSSSLANGLDPGCMAPSTARLPPRLEAKDVWPQGPESSRNQSQPQDQSWTSSRDRGPEPWTADRDQVWNSGRDRAGHSSQEQTWIPQRDRVHSGPDQAWMSGQEQGSEQGWAAGRDRGQDESWNGGRDPRRDRASSGPEQGWGTGRGQEQTWSNASEDRGNVWRPALNMKKVQRADLDRSPDVNNFPPPPEGRNSCSGAANVGEASTAQPSEDQKPPVLLTKKEPPTYPPGSQEERWQLQIVAKGRVTCPKCKSVSRKTVEGLKKHMENCRLQPFTCQHCGKQLKSSTGMKYHIMADHSHLPSADDAKDLDDRAIKDKLRKILKRLGKLKCSKEGCNAAFSSIMGYVYHMKKCGKQESELEKMLLNCSHCGKTYKSKAGLEYHLKSEHAPTPQKSEEDEALKAQREANPERTASGRVQRASAQVANFHLAEIANNELPKDWPKRKFQSDLVPDDKKLKYARPGLPAFSQEVLRKWKNEVKLQRKVQCPNQGCGCTYTSVSGLKAHLGLCTRGEFEAGKYRCLICNKEFNSESGVKYHINSVHSQEWFVTNKKASKKFEKFLKNQPKEIVHNVDKHTVHQYHHQLQQHHHQHHHHHQQQFQHQPLQHPLQPLHHLQHQTQFLHPERQNFQPQVDPQLQEPMLQYTPLEPPSGPMWVDMDHREAVSGPEQTPISLTEVNKHEEDSGGMVELKRRERGERGGERGVADGKQRGCFAFSSNNSGSSSSESEIEHQNRQRHIDQWSLKRPGVMEPHSEAGKQQRNA, from the exons ATGTCACCTTTGTATGTACCACGAAAGAAAAAGCTTGTCCACTCACACTCAAAAAGTGCAGAGTCATGTCCAG CTGTTCAGCGAATTCCTGAACGAACGAATGAGCTGAACACCGTGGAGTACCCACAG AATGACGACTCTCACCACCAGGATGCTGTAAAGATGAAAAGAGCATATGGCAGAAAGAG gtATGAGGACCTCCAGaatgtttccatagcaacagtAGATTACCCGACCACCAGCTGCTCTGTTATGTCATCAAGTAGTCTGGCTAATGGGTTAGACCCAGGGTGCATGGCTCCATCCACAGCAAGACTGCCTCCAAGACTGGAGGCCAAGGATGTGTGGCCTCAAGGTCCAGAGTCCAGCAGGAACCAATCCCAGCCtcaggaccagagctggacctCGAGCAGAGACCGAGGGCCGGAACCCTGGACTGCAGACAGAGACCAAGTCTGGAACTCTGGCAGAGACAGAGCAGGACACTCCAGTCAAGAGCAGACATGGATACCACAAAGGGACAGAGTACATTCTGGACCGGATCAGGCTTGGATGTCTGGACAGGAGCAAGGTTCTGAGCAGGGCTGGGCAGCAGGCAGAGATCGAGGTCAAGATGAGTCGTGGAATGGAGGAAGAGATCCGAGGAGAGATCGGGCCTCCTCAGGGCCAGAGCAAGGCTGGGGAACTGGCCGAGGTCAGGAGCAGACCTGGAGCAACGCGAGCGAGGACCGAGGAAATGTCTGGAGGCCTG CCTTGAACATGAAGAAAGTCCAGAGAGCAGATTTGGATCGAAGCCCTGATGTCAATAActtcccaccaccaccagaGGGCAGAAATTCCT GTTCAGGTGCAGCTAATGTTGGTGAGGCTTCGACAGCTCAGCCAAGCGAAGATCAGAAACCTCCAGTCCTCCTGACCAAGAAGGAACCTCCTACATACCCTCCAG GAAGTCAAGAGGAGCGCTGGCAGCTCCAGATTGTGGCCAAAGGGAGAGTCACCTGtccaaaatgtaaaagtgtgaGCAGGAagactgtggaggggctgaAGAAACACATGGAGAACTGCAGACTG CAACCCTTTACCTGCCAACACTGTGGGAAACAGCTGAAGTCCTCAACAGGGATGAAGTATCACATCATGGCTGACCACAGCCACTTG CCATCAGCTGATGATGCCAAGGACCTGGATGATCGTGCCATCAAAGACAAACTGCGTAAAATCTTGAAGAGACTGGGCAAATTGAAGTGTTCAAAAGAG gGCTGTAATGCTGCCTTCAGTAGCATCATGGGCTACGTTTACCACATGAAGAAGTGTGGGAAGCAGGAGTCCGAGCTAGAGAAGATGCTGCTGAACTGCTCACACTGTGGGAAAACCTACAAATCCAAAGCTGGACTGGAGTATCACCTGAAATCAGAACATGCTCCT ACACCCCAGAAGAGTGAGGAAGATGAGGCCCTAAAAGCTCAGAGGGAGGCCAACCCAGAGAGGACGGCCAGCGGCAGAGTGCAGCGAGCCTCGGCTCAGGTGGCCAACTTCCACCTGGCTGAGATCGCCAACAACGAACTCCCCAAAGACTGGCCGAAGAGGAAGTTCCAGTCAGACCTGGTGCCAGATGACAAAAAG TTGAAATATGCTCGACCAGGCCTGCCCGCCTTCAGCCAGGAGGTCCTGAGGAAGTGGAAGAATGAAGTGAAGCTGCAGAGGAAAGTTCAGTGTCCCAACcag GGTTGCGGCTGCACTTACACCAGCGTGTCGGGTTTGAAAGCTCACCTGGGACTCTGCACAAGG ggTGAATTTGAGGCTGGAAAATACAGATGCCTGATCTGTAATAAGGAGTTTAACTCTGAAAGTGGAGTTAAATACCACATTAACTCTGTCCATTCAcag GAATGGTTTGTGACAAACAAGAAAGCCTCCAAAAAGTTTGAGAAGTTCCTCAAGAACCAGCCGAAGGAGATCGTCCATAATGTGGACAAGCACACTGTTCACCAGTACCAccaccagctgcagcagcaccaccaccaacaccatcatcatcatcagcagcagttcCAGCACCAGCCCCTGCAGCACCCTCTGCAGCCTCTGCATCACCTCCAGCACCAAACCCAGTTCCTCCATCCAGAGCGGCAGAACTTTCAACCACAAGTAGACCCCCAGCTCCAAGAACCCATGCTGCAGTACACCCCTCTAGAGCCTCCCTCGGGGCCAATGTGGGTGGACATGGACCACAGAGAAGCGGTGTCAGGACCAGAACAGACCCCGATTAGCTTGACTGAAGTGAACAAACATGAAGAGGACAGCGGTGGAATGGTGGAGCTTaaaaggagagagaggggggaaagaggaggagagagaggggTGGCTGATGGGAAGCAGAGGGGCTGCTTTGCTTTCAGCAGCAATAACAGTGGCAGCTCATCGAGCGAATCGGAGATAGAGCACCAAAACAGGCAGAGACACATCGACCAGTGGAGTCTGAAAAGGCCCGGCGTCATGGAGCCTCACAGCGAGGCTGGAAAGCAGCAGAGAAATGCTTGA
- the LOC121633253 gene encoding structural maintenance of chromosomes protein 6-like isoform X4 has translation MSKRISATGNENPNKRRKSAAKEEEEKANDGDQEGPTQSQPCARDVSDAGIVESITLKNFMCHSLLGPFDFGSNVNFVVGNNGSGKSAILTALIAALGGNAHATNRGSSLKEFVKEGESAADVTVTLRNKGRDAYKPEVYGSVIIVDLRITREGIRTYKLRSKSGQVISTKKEELLSILDNFNIQVNNPVSVLTQEMSKHFLHSKDEREKYMFFMKATQLEQMREDFLSIKDTKQITEETIKQHSKCLKKLKQNYLEKEDCFKSLASLDEMHTKLEELQKQMAWALVAEMEKDLEPIKERLQVDRRSTEKYDEKVDEWKNKVDQAENKYKQLQEQLEEITQQVQDLQNKCAERKAESQKRNSLFKASEVTVHTCRASLRVLEKDKAQLSSRIKDLKLSISQKTGAKGHVRAERVEQIKAELENLNHQISTLGQQINQYQHVSISAKDEQEKMKREYMVLQRSIDANSRNLQIMEKSCSNQLQRFGEHMPALLNAIQEAHRKGQFKHIPRGPLGHLISLKDPEQALAVEVCLKGYLQAFTCDNYEDEKVLQGLMAKVFSGGQRPAIITSPFLPRVHDTRQRAVNHPQYPSVLQALEIDDPVVANCLIDQIGIERILLIKNRTEARRVMQGSNPPQNCSQAFSQDGDQIFKNRNYSSDQTRAKRLSVNTEDEIRHLKTTLENQEAQKVCFQKQMKKVDEDIKQNEALRRRAHVDQKTAKDKATKLELELTDLQNVEESQSEDLIVLEEELQDVVAKISDQCTEYEEAKAQLASLKADYEKAEQDYKQHKETINSIVEEADLIKDELSKSDQEVMKFKHHQKHYDDKRSAHLRSIQTLEAQLKSKEEEIEFEMNSFNLLIQASVAKATKICPERIDVRRTAKTLDTEITRLKVKISTKQGQQGDRKDIVKFNHSKMGLT, from the exons ATGTCTAAACGGATAAGCGCAACTGGCAATGAAAACCCGAACAAACGACGAAAATCTGCGgcgaaggaggaagaagagaaggcAAACGATGGTGACCAGGAAGGTCCTACTCAGAGCCAGCCT TGTGCCAGAGATGTTAGTGATGCAGGGATTGTGGAAAGCATCACACTGAAGAATTTCATGTGCCACTCATTGCTCGGCCCTTTTGACTTTGGTTCCAATGTCAACTTTGTTGTTGGCAACAATGGGA GCGGAAAGAGCGCCATTCTCACAGCTCTTATAGCTGCCTTAGGTGGAAACGCTCATGCCACAAATAGAGGATCATCTCTCAAGGAGTTTGTGAAAGAAGGAGAAAG TGCAGCGGATGTAACTGTCACCCTGCGTAACAAAGGGAGGGATGCTTACAAGCCTGAGGTGTATGGCTCCGTTATCATTGTAGACCTGAGAATAACAAGAGAGGGGATAAGAACGTATAAACTAAGAAGTAAATCAG GTCAGGTCATCTCAACCAAAAAAGAAGAGCTCCTTTCCATCCTGGACAATTTCAATATCCAA GTCAACAATCCTGTATCAGTTCTCACTCAGGAGATGAGCAAACACTTCCTTCACTCAAAAGACGAACGGGAGAAGTATATG TTTTTTATGAAAGCAACCCAGCTGGAGCAGATGAGAGAGGACTTTTTGTCCATCAAAGACACAAAGCAAATAACAGAGGAAACAATTAAGCAACACAGTAAA TGCTTGAAAAAGTTAAAGCAGAACTACCTGGAGAAAGAGGACTGTTTCAAAAGCCTGGCATCACTTGATGAAATGCACACCAAGCTGGAAGAATTACAGAAACAGATGGCTTGGGCTTTG GTGGCTGAGATGGAGAAGGACTTGGAGCCCATtaaggagaggctgcaggtaGACCGACGCTCCACAGAGAAATATGATGAGAAGGTCGACGAATGGAAG AATAAGGTGGACCAAGCAGAAAATAAGtataaacagcttcaggaaCAATTGGAGGAAATCACCCAGCAAGTTCAAGATCTTCAGAATAAATGTGCTGAGCGCAAGGCTGAATCTCAGAAACGTAACAGCCTTTTCAAGGCCAGCGAG GTTACTGTGCACACATGCAGAGCTAGCCTAAGAGTCCTAGAAAAGGACAAAGCACAGCTGTCCTCACGGATAAAAGATCTGAAACTAAG CATCAGTCAGAAAACAGGTGCCAAGGGCCACGTAAGGGCAGAGCGCGTGGAGCAGATCAAGGCTGAGCTGGAAAACCTGAACCATCAGATTTCCACTCTAGGACAGCAGATTAATCAGTATCAACATGTCAGCATCAGTGCCAAAGATGAGCAAGAAAAGATGAA GAGAGAGTATATGGTGCTCCAGAGGTCCATTGATGCTAACAGCAGGAACCTCCAGATTATGGAGAAGAGTTGTTCTAATCAGCTTCAGCGTTTTGGAGAGCACATGCCTGCACTGCTTAATGCCATCCAGGAAGCTCACAGAAAGGGCCAGTTCAAGCACATACCCAGAGGACCTCTTG GACATCTTATTAGTCTGAAGGACCCGGAGCAGGCCCTTGCTGTAGAAGTATGTCTTAAGGGCTACCTACAGGCCTTCACATGCGACAACTATGAGGATGAAAAGGTTCTGCAGGGCCTTATGGCCAAAGTGTTCTCAGGAGGTCAAAGACCTGCCATCATTACCAGCCCTTTCCTCCCACGTGTCCATGATACAAGACAGAG ggCCGTGAATCATCCTCAATACCCCTCTGTGCTTCAAGCTCTGGAAATTGATGACCCAGTTGTGGCCAACTGCCTCATAGATCAAATCGGCATAGAGCGTATTCTGCTCATTAAG AATCGCACAGAGGCTCGAAGAGTCATGCAAGGAAGTAATCCTCCTCAGAACTGTTCCCAGGCCTTTTCTCAGGATGGTGATCAGATCTTCAAAAACCGTAATTACAGTTCTGATCAAACCAGAGCAAAACGTCTGTCAGTAAACACAGAGGATGAAATCAG GCACTTAAAGACGACGCTGGAGAACCAGGAAGCTCAAAAAGTTTGTTTCCAGAAACAGATGAAGAAAGTGGATGAAGACATCAAACAAAATGAAGCACTACGGAGAAGAGCCCATGTTGACCAAAAGACGGCTAAA GACAAGGCCACAAAATTGGAACTTGAGCTGACAGACCTACAGAATGTGGAAGAGTCTCAATCAGAGGACCTCATTGTTCTG gaggaggagctgcaggACGTTGTGGCAAAGATTTCAGATCAGTGCACCGAGTACGAGGAAGCAAAAGCCCAGCTGGCAAGCCTAAAAGCAGACTATGAGAAAGCAGAGCAGGATTACAAGCAGCACAAAGAGACAATCAACTCCATTGTTGAAGAAGCTGATTTAATCAAG GATGAGCTGAGTAAAAGTGACCAGGAGGTGATGAAGTTTAAACATCACCAGAAACACTATGATGACAAACGCAGTGCCCATCTCCGCAGCATCCAGACTCTAGAAGCCCAGCTAAAGAGCAAAGAGGAGGAGATAGAA